From a region of the Hypanus sabinus isolate sHypSab1 unplaced genomic scaffold, sHypSab1.hap1 scaffold_43, whole genome shotgun sequence genome:
- the LOC132388861 gene encoding erythroblast NAD(P)(+)--arginine ADP-ribosyltransferase-like, whose amino-acid sequence METTRQFPWILIVVATTCLLYRGNARNSGDDVIILSMMNDSAAYVYTQSNESDMLAIEYLATERRFNKTLDDAWRDASSLRQNDPRLSKVPVPRGLKEEHVVAVIAYTLETELYRQFNAALRLYGTNDSMYAEKFPFKSFQYLLSIALERLIEELGKPPQPTYRRMKKTCTGNVGERIKFGTFASSSRSKEHYEFGSKTVFTIFSQYGAQIQNYSAVPDQEEVLIPPYEAFKITSYKRRDDGVDISLQKDGKAEIKVRVERGSNGEMRVLRHEETCPYRRG is encoded by the coding sequence ATCGGGGGAATGCTCGGAACAGTGGGGATGACGTCATCATACTGAGCATGATGAATGACTCTGCCGCGTACGTCTACACCCAGAGCAACGAGTCCGACATGTTGGCCATCGAATATCTCGCAACAGAGCGCAGATTTAATAAAACGCTTGACGACGCATGGAGGGATGCAAGTTCCCTACGACAAAACGATCCGCGGCTGAGCAAGGTCCCAGTGCCCCGGGGGCTCAAAGAAGAACACGTAGTCGCCGTAATTGCCTATACGCTTGAGACTGAATTGTACCGCCAGTTCAACGCGGCACTGAGGTTGTACGGCACCAACGACTCGATGTACGCGGAGAAATTTCCCTTCAAAAGTTTCCAGTACCTTCTATCCATTGCCCTCGAGAGACTGATAGAGGAGTTGGGTAAACCACCCCAGCCGACCTACAGGAGAATGAAAAAAACGTGCACTGGTAACGTGGGAGAAAGAATAAAATTTGGCACTTTTGCTTCGTCCTCTCGCAGCAAAGAGCACTATGAATTCGGAAGCAAAACAGTATTTACAATTTTCTCTCAGTACGGTGCCCAGATACAAAATTACTCGGCTGTCCCCGATCAGGAAGAGGTTCTGATTCCGCCATATGAAGCGTTCAAAATCACGAGTTACAAACGGCGCGATGACGGAGTTGATATTTCTCTCCAAAAGGACGGGAAGGCTGAGATCAAGGTAAGGGTAGAGAGGGGCAGTAATGGCGAGATGAGGGTGCTGCGGCATGAGGAGACATGCCCCTATAGGCGTGGTTGA